A stretch of DNA from Schistocerca americana isolate TAMUIC-IGC-003095 chromosome 3, iqSchAmer2.1, whole genome shotgun sequence:
ACTGTTTGCTCCTGTATGTCAGTGCAACTCGAAGACTTGGCCAGACTTAACGCGAGACTTTGATTGGCCGCAGGTGTTTCTGAGCTCACTGGCGGCACTGTGCGCTGCTAAACCCGGGTACCTGGGGCTGGGCGGCGTCGCCCACGGCGTTGCGGTTCCCGCCGCCCCTGCTGTGGTGGCCGCAGCACCGGCAGTCGTTCGCGTTCCGCCCGGTGGGACCGCCAACATCGTCATCGGGCCCGGCGGCATCCCGCTGGACACGCCAGAGGTGGTCGTGAATAGGATCGCCCACCTGACCGCCGTGGCAGAGACTCGCGTCCGCGACGCCGTGGTCAACGCCGCCGACGCCgcagccgacgccgccgccgcagccTCTGCCGCCGCTGCTTCAGCAGCCGCCGTCCCAGCCGTCGCTGCCGCCCCCAGTGTCGTCGCCGCCCCCTCTGTGGCCGCCCCCGCCCTTGCCGCTCCAGCCATTGTAGCAGGTAGGACGCCGGCTGCCACTGTGCTCGCCGCCCCTGCTGCCGTGGCCGCccccgcctacgccgcccccgcacTCGTCGCGGGAAGGACGCCGGCCGCCACGGTGCTGGCTGGCCACGCCCCTGCAGCAGCCCTCGTTGCGCCCGGTGCTCTGGCTGCAGCCGCCCACCTGCAAGCTAAGGCTGCTTTGCTGGGCTGAACTGTCGCTTCACCCACACCAACACCTATCTATTCGACGAGCTTCATAATAAGACAAATGTTCTACATCAGACATTTTTCATGTATTActtttattcttaatttatgaattAAATCCCGTGTATGCAAATTATATCCACTTGTTCTTCATTTGCTTTCACTGCAGTCTCCGAAGGTCCTTGGAAATTACCTTCactatttcagttttcttttcaacTTCCAGAACTAATTCAACCGTGACCTTCTGCTATCTAGCTCTTCAACAGAG
This window harbors:
- the LOC124607113 gene encoding cuticle protein 38-like; translation: MAAMQVLVFLSSLAALCAAKPGYLGLGGVAHGVAVPAAPAVVAAAPAVVRVPPGGTANIVIGPGGIPLDTPEVVVNRIAHLTAVAETRVRDAVVNAADAAADAAAAASAAAASAAAVPAVAAAPSVVAAPSVAAPALAAPAIVAGRTPAATVLAAPAAVAAPAYAAPALVAGRTPAATVLAGHAPAAALVAPGALAAAAHLQAKAALLG